The Engraulis encrasicolus isolate BLACKSEA-1 chromosome 4, IST_EnEncr_1.0, whole genome shotgun sequence genome includes a window with the following:
- the znf710a gene encoding zinc finger protein 710a, with product MRSLKHLKHHTRTNVQQPQPQPQQQQEEEEEQERERPSEEPEQQQEPHSSSSSPAEVMDPEPEAEAETEPMPGQKSPMAAPSPPPRTHSQPSSEPVDVGTQTDPVVVLSLAQAAVLGLISQNEIFGATIAPNGFYTGDPREHMMLSSPPPHSHHPHQHRYHHQHPHPHHHSHPHPHPHHMSLPPPPPEAMEYDYPAEGTLIGANGDYLALPGAGGSEERAPPPAPRRRPGPASRGRLRRPRSLGEADGTGMGPVFGPGGDPEDQEPASKIQIRHAHTPISVKGEGPEHMALPACAGGGSSSPDRGDQPMDLAPQRGPLKEESCPRDCSDCVVRGSGSSTSSMMGGAGRMMEMGMMGMMMGGRGPEEVEMRALRRPAEPGRGARERLEQRASHHHRTVGKMEHVEMEGGEEERQEMEVGRVVGGVRGRGVASRSLLKSPGQASSGDEEAAAAAAAMAAARASHEDDDEEEEEEEQSRALRRYYESSVVGYEASEMGLPGDYEDGVGGAGGPAGASASAAAAAAAAAAAAAMMWASEQSDDNSIGRRMQIDRLDINVQIDESYCVDVGEGLKRWKCRLCEKSYTSKYNLVTHILGHNGIKPHECLHCGKLFKQPSHLQTHLLTHQGTRPHKCTVCKKAFTQTSHLKRHMLQHSDVKPYSCRFCARGFAYPSELRTHEAKHENGHCHVCTQCGLEFPTHAHLKRHQTSHQGPTTFQCPECHKSFAYRSQLQNHMMKHQNVRPYVCSECGMEFVQIHHLRQHALTHKVLAQQQHPHPHQQQAAMAAAVIASASAPASAADAAAIAISPEHKGMKEFKCEVCSREFTLSANLKRHMLIHTSVRPFQCHICFKTFVQKQTLKTHMIVHLPVKPFKCKVCSKSFNRMYNLLGHMHLHAGSKPFKCPYCSSKFNLKGNLSRHMKVKHGILDGSPDGQDALPELEGQEEYEEESFEFSERENMAANNGQDLNKLAEMAYYGYGKQAARYSMP from the exons cagcagccgcagccgcagccgcagcagcagcaggaggaagaagaggagcaggagagagagcggCCCTCCGAGGAGCCCGAGCAGCAACAGGaaccccacagcagcagcagcagcccagctGAAGTAATGGACCCAGaaccagaagcagaagcagagacCGAGCCCATGCCGGGCCAGAAGTCCCCTATGGCGGCCCCGTCCCCCCCGCCCAGGACCCACTCCCAGCCCTCCTCAGAGCCGGTGGACGTGGGCACCCAGACGGACCCGGTGGTGGTCCTGTCTCTGGCCCAGGCAGCCGTGCTGGGCCTCATCTCCCAGAACGAGATCTTTGGAGCCACCATCGCGCCAAACGGCTTCTACACGGGAGACCCCCGCGAACACATgatgctctcctcccctcctccgcaCTCCCACCACCCGCACCAGCACCgctaccaccaccagcacccccacccgcaccaccactcccacccccacccccacccccaccacatgtCTCTGCCCCCACCCCCGCCAGAGGCCATGGAGTACGACTATCCGGCCGAGGGCACTCTGATCGGGGCCAACGGGGACTACCTGGCCCTGCCTGGGGCCGGAGGGTCCGAGGAGAGGGCCCCCCCGCCGGCGCCACGCAGACGCCCAGGCCCCGCTTCCAGGGGCCGCCTGCGCCGTCCCCGCAGCCTAGGAGAGGCGGACGGGACGGGAATGGGCCCCGTGTTCGGACCCGGAGGAGACCCGGAAGACCAAGAGCCGGCCAGCAAGATCCAGATCCGGCACGCCCACACCCCCATCAGCGTGAAGGGAGAAGGGCCCGAGCACATGGCACTGCCCGCCTGCGCCGGTGGGGGCAGCAGCAGCCCCGACCGCGGGGACCAGCCCATGGACTTGGCGCCCCAGAGGGGCCCACTCAAGGAGGAGTCCTGCCCCAGGGACTGCAGCGACTGCGTGGTCCgcggcagtggcagcagcaccagcagcatgaTGGGAGGAGCAGGGCGGATGATGGAGATGGGCATGATGGGAATGATGATGGGGGGCCGCGGgccggaggaggtggagatgagggcACTGAGGCGCCCAGCGGAGCCCGGCAGAGGGGCGCGGGAGAGGCTGGAGCAGCGGGCGTCGCACCACCACCGCACCGTGGGCAAGATGGAGCacgtggagatggagggaggagaggaagagaggcaggagaTGGAGGTCGGCCGTGTCGTCGGCGGCGTCAGGGGACGCGGCGTAGCCTCGCGCTCGCTCCTCAAGAGCCCCGGCCAGGCCAGCAGCGGCGACGAAGAGGCAGCGGCGGCCGCAGCAGCAATGGCCGCCGCCAGAGCCTCGCACGAAGACgacgatgaggaagaggaagaggaggaacagagCCGAGCGCTCCGCCGCTACTACGAGTCCAGCGTGGTGGGCTACGAGGCCTCCGAGATGGGGCTGCCCGGCGACTACGAGGACGGCGTGGGAGGAGCGGGCGGCCCCGCTGGCGCGTCCGCctcggcagcggcggcggcagcagcagcagcggcagccgcGGCCATGATGTGGGCCTCGGAACAGTCCGACGACAACTCGATCGGCCGACGCATGCAGATCGACCGGCTGGACATCAACGTGCAGATCGACGAGTCGTACTGCGTGGACGTCGGCGAGGGCCTGAAGCGCTGGAAGTGCCGCCTGTGCGAGAAGTCCTACACCTCCAAGTACAACCTGGTGACGCACATCCTGGGCCACAACGGCATCAAGCCGCACGAGTGCCTGCACTGCGGCAAGCTCTTCAAGCAGCCCAGCCACCTGCAGACGCACCTGCTCACGCACCAGGGCACGCGGCCGCACAAGTGCACCGTCTGCAAGAAGGCCTTCACGCAGACCAGCCACCTGAAGCGCCACATGCTGCAGCACAGCGACGTCAAGCCCTACAGCTGCCGCTTCTGCGCCCGCGGCTTCGCCTACCCCAGCGAGCTGCGCACGCACGAGGCCAAGCACGAGAACGGCCACTGCCACGTCTGCACGCAGTGCGGCCTGGAGTTCCCCACGCACGCCCACCTCAAGCGCCACCAGACCAGCCACCAGGGGCCCACCACCTTCCAGTGCCCCGAGTGCCACAAGAGCTTCGCCTACCGCAGCCAGCTGCAGAACCACATGATGAAGCACCAGAACGTGCGGCCGTACGTCTGCTCCGAGTGCGGCATGGAGTTTGTGCAGATCCACCACCTGCGGCAGCACGCGCTGACGCACAAGGTACTCGCTCAGCAGCAGCATCCGCACCCGCACCAGCAGCAGGCGGCCATGGCAGCCGCCGTCATAGCGAGCGCCTCCGCACCCGCTTCAGCCGCCGACGCCGCCGCTATCGCCATCTCACCCGAGCACAAG GGCATGAAGGAGTTCAAGTGCGAGGTGTGTTCGCGGGAGTTCACGCTGTCGGCCAACCTGAAGCGCCACATGTTGATCCACACGAGCGTGCGGCCCTTCCAGTGCCACATCTGCTTCAAGACCTTCGTCCAGAAGCAGACGCTCAAGACCCACATGATCGTACACCTGCCCGTCAAGCCCTTCAAGTGCAAG GTGTGCAGCAAGTCTTTCAACCGAATGTACAACCTCCTGGGACACATGCACCTGCACGCAGGCAGCAAGCCCTTCAAGTGTCCTTACTGCTCCAGCAAATTCAACCTGAAGGGCAACCTGAGCCGACACATGAAGGTCAAGCACGGCATCCTCGACGGCTCGCCTGACGGACAAG ACGCTCTTCCGGAGCTGGAGGGGCAGGAGGAGTATGAGGAGGAGAGCTTTGAGTTCAGCGAGCGCGAGAACATGGCGGCCAACAACGGGCAGGACCTCAACAAGCTGGCCGAGATGGCCTATTACGGCTACGGCAAGCAGGCGGCACGCTACTCCATGCCCTAA
- the idh2 gene encoding isocitrate dehydrogenase [NADP], mitochondrial, with product ERSERFVWLVLTVCCVGCVCRKYKPEFDKLKIWYEHRLIDDMVAQVLKSSGAFVWACKNYDGDVQSDILAQGFGSLGLMTSVLVCPDGKTIEAEAAHGTVTRHYREHQKGRPTSTNPIASIFAWTRGLEHRGKLDGNPDLIKFALTLEKVCVDTVESGVMTKDLAGCIHGLSKVKLNEHFVNTTDFLDAIKSNLDKALGK from the exons GAAAGAAGTGAGAGATTTGTTTGGCTGGTCTTAACGGTTTGCTGTGTGGGGTGCGTCTGCAGGAAGTACAAGCCCGAGTTTGACAAGCTGAAGATCTGGTACGAGCACAGGCTGATCGACGACATGGTGGCTCAGGTGCTCAAGTCATCAGGAGCCTTCGTCTGGGCCTGCAAGAACTACGACGGAGACGTGCAGTCTGACATCCTCGCACAGG gCTTCGGATCTCTGGGTCTGATGACCTCTGTGCTGGTGTGCCCTGACGGCAAGACCATTGAGGCAGAGGCGGCCCACGGAACAGTCACCAGGCACTACCGCGAGCACCAGAAG ggaagGCCAACCAGCACCAATCCCATTGCCAGCATCTTCGCCTGGACACGGGGCCTGGAGCACCGCGGCAAGCTCGACGGAAACCCCGACCTCATCAA GTTCGCCCTGACCcttgagaaggtgtgtgtggaCACTGTTGAGAGTGGCGTCATGACCAAGGATCTCGCTGGCTGCATCCACGGCCTCTCCAA GGTGAAGCTGAACGAGCACTTTGTTAACACCACAGACTTCCTGGATGCCATTAAGAGCAACCTGGACAAGGCTCTGGGCAAATGA
- the LOC134447838 gene encoding retinol dehydrogenase 13-like — MQNFTRAVRTFVANHSTGITVVTITGLGLYALRRWMAGGACVSSARLDGKTVLITGANTGIGKETAVDLAGRGARVILACRDLGRATLAAEDIRERSGNGNVVVKKLDLASLQSVRQLAKDILETEERLDILINNAGIMSCPKWQTEDGFEMQFGVNHLGHFLLTNCLLDLLKKSSPSRIVNVSSLAHERAEIYFDDINLDKDYTPQKAYKQSKLANVLFSRELAKRLQGSGVTVYSLHPGIIHTELGRHFWPKLALWKRVVYQPLLLLIKTPTEGAQTTLHCAVDEGLANETGLYYSDCKQKPAAPQGQDDEAARRLWDLSASMVGLS; from the exons ATGCAGAACTTTACCAGAGCAGTACGGACCTTTGTAGCGAACCATTCAACTGGAATAACAGTTGTTACCATCACAG GGCTGGGTCTGTATGCTCTGCGTAGGTGGATGGCGGGAGGGGCGTGTGTGAGCTCTGCCAGGCTGGATGGCAAGACGGTCCTCATCACAGGGGCCAACACGGGCATCGGGAAGGAGACTGCTGTTGACCTGGCAGGGAGAG GTGCGCGTGTGATACTGGCCTGTAGGGATCTGGGCAGAGCGACCCTGGCGGCGGAGGACATCCGGGAGCGGAGTGGGAACGGGAACGTGGTGGTAAAAAAGCTGGATCTGGCCTCTCTACAGTCCGTCAGGCAGCTGGCCAAGGACATCCTGGAGACAGAAGAGCGGCTAGATATCCTCATCAACAATGCAG GCATCATGAGCTGCCCGAAGTGGCAGACGGAGGATGGCTTTGAGATGCAGTTTGGAGTCAATCACCTCGGCCATTTCCTACTGACTAACTGCCTGCTGGACCTGTTGAAGAAATCATCACCCAGCCGCATAGTCAACGTGTCCAGCCTGGCTCACGagagag CTGAGATTTACTTTGATGATATCAACCTGGACAAAGACTACACTCCTCAGAAAGCCTATAAGCAGAGCAAGCTGGCCAACGTCCTCTTCTCCAGAGAACTAGCCAAGAGACTGCAAG gcTCTGGTGTGACGGTGTACAGTCTGCACCCAGGCATCATCCACACGGAGCTGGGCCGTCACTTTTGGCCAAAGCTGGCCCTGTGGAAGCGGGTGGTGTACCAACCCCTGCTGTTGCTCATTAAGACCCCCACCGAGGGAGCCCAGACTACCCTCCACTGTGCCGTGGATGAAGGGCTGGCCAACGAGACAGGGCTTTACTACAG TGATTGTAAGCAGAAGCCGGCAGCTCCTCAGGGGCAGGATGACGAGGCGGCCAGGAGACTATGGGACCTCAGCGCCTCCATGGTGGGACTCTCCTGA
- the ankrd34c gene encoding ankyrin repeat domain-containing protein 34C, with protein sequence MANMLELRTDGNSLLKAVWLRRLRLTRLLLEGGAYINESNDRGETPLMVACMSQHCDSQSVTKAKLVKYLLDNKADPNIQDKTGKSALMHACSHRAGHEVVSLLLGNGADPSLEDRGGASALVYAINADDKEALKVLLDACKAKGKEVIIITTDKSRSGTKTTKQYLNVPPSPELDERASPAPCASPSDIELNPLPTPSPSEEKEEELNTVFPFQSQWKPSGGGPSKGPVSNPNGPTAPTSPPRSKPANPKRARLPQLKRLQSEPWGLIAPSVLAAANAATAAQEESKRGSSSDDDTTTTTTTTMVSAINGLSISRRATLSRHNSVDGKEITFPAVAEQPSKLTTSSLTIACPCPASPLATASASYERSLAQHQHQHQHQTLARRSTVPTEQERSEGGQSASASLRDSVHRRRLGNDHYDSDSQLYAPADSTGSMLDSPKVPLERRKLNTSPLAMAMLTSSRESLDSNASTSSPCTTRRRAPGLLERRGSGTLLLDHISHTRPGHLPPLNVNPNPPIPDIGASTSSKPSSPLAACFRSLGGGPPQQQQPVAPSSPKRGGGSGGLKGKKKLIRRHSMQVEQMKQLYDFEEVTQ encoded by the exons ATGGCCAACATGCTGGAGCTGCGTACCGACGGCAACTCCCTTCTGAAGGCTGTGTGGCTGCGCCGCCTGCGTCTCACCCGCCTGCTCCTGGAGGGCGGAGCCTACATCAACGAGAGCAACGACCGCGGCGAGACGCCCCTGATGGTGGCCTGCATGTCCCAGCACTGCGACAGCCAGAGCGTCACCAAGGCCAAACTAGTCAAGTACCTACTGGACAACAAGGCCGACCCCAACATCCAGGACAAGACGGGCAAGTCGGCGCTGATGCACGCGTGCAGCCACCGCGCGGGCCACGAGGTGGTGTCCCTGCTGCTGGGCAACGGGGCGGACCCCAGCCTGGAGGACCGCGGCGGCGCCTCGGCTCTCGTCTACGCCATCAACGCGGATGACAAAGAGGCCCTGAAGGTGCTGCTGGACGCCTGCAAGGCCAAGGGCAAGgaggtcatcatcatcaccacggaCAAGTCGCGCTCCGGCACCAAGACCACCAAGCAATACCTGAACGTGCCGCCCTCGCCCGAGCTGGACGAGAGGGCCTCGCCCGCGCCGTGCGCCTCGCCCTCCGACATCGAGCTCAACCCACTACCCACGCCCTCGCCGagcgaggagaaagaggaggagctcAACACCGTCTTCCCTTTCCAGTCGCAGTGGAAGCCTAGTGGAGGAGGCCCCTCTAAAGGCCCCGTCTCCAACCCCAATGGTCCCACCGCCCCCACCTCCCCGCCACGCAGCAAGCCGGCCAATCCCAAACGAGCACGGTTGCCCCAGCTGAAGCGTCTGCAGTCGGAGCCCTGGGGGCTCATCGCTCCGTCTGTCCTGGCGGCCGCCAATGCAGCAACAGCGGCTCAGGAGGAGAGCAAACGAGGCAGCAGCTCTGACgatgacaccaccaccaccaccaccaccaccatggtctCGGCCATCAACGGACTGTCCATCTCCCGGCGCGCCACTCTGTCACGCCACAACAGTGTGGACGGGAAGGAGATCACGTTCCCCGCTGTTGCCGAGCAGCCATCCAAACTCACCACCTCCTCACTCACCATCGCATGTCCATGCCCTGCGTCGCCCCTGGCAACTGCCTCAGCATCCTACGAGCGCTCCCtggcccagcaccagcaccagcaccagcaccagaccCTGGCACGCCGCAGCACCGTGCCCACCGAGCAGGAGCGGTCAGAAGGGGGCCAGAGCGCCTCGGCCAGCCTGCGGGACTCGGTGCATAGGAGGAGGCTGGGAAACGACCACTACGACTCCGATTCACAGCTGTACGCCCCAGCAGACAGCACTGGCAGCATGCTGGACTCGCCAAAG GTGCCGCTGGAGCGCCGGAAGCTCAACACATCTCCGCTGGCGATGGCGATGCTGACAAGCTCTCGCGAGTCCCTTGACAGCAACGCCAGCACCTCGTCCCCCTGCACCACCCGCCGACGTGCCCCCGGCCTCCTTGAGAGGCGCGGCTCCGGCACACTGCTGCTGGACCACATCTCCCACACCCGCCCGGGACACCTCCCCCCCCTCAAcgtcaaccccaacccccccatccccgATATTGGAGCCAGCACCAGCAGCAAACCCTCCTCCCCGCTAGCGGCGTGTTTCCGGTCGCTCGGTGGGGGtccgccgcagcagcagcagcccgtgGCGCCCAGCTCGCCAAAGAGAGGAGGCGGCAGCGGCGGGCTGAAGGGGAAGAAGAAGCTGATCAGGAGGCACTCTATGCAAGTGGAGCAGATGAAGCAACTGTATGACTTTGAGGAGGTCACCCAGTAA